From one Parabacteroides sp. FAFU027 genomic stretch:
- the cobA gene encoding uroporphyrinogen-III C-methyltransferase — protein sequence MEQSKSKNNDITGSVTLVGFGPGNPDLLTIAGEKAIAGADIIFHDDLIDQEFLGKYKADKVYVGKRRHKHSANQEDINQLLLDAALAGKKVVRVKGGDPMVFAHGGEEIELLEKNNIPVTVIPGISTGLAVASLTKVPLTHRNVSSSVSFISGHAAEIGLPNTDTLVCYMAGFNIHRIAAKAIAEGRDPQTAVMLVSKVSTPEQQEFYSTFEELSKGPVNYPTPLIAVIGDVVKLKHHDSSTVEKPTYLVTGTDAHHYYSYGKIVHQPLIHLAALEDTTDLDTHVQDLHNYDWLIFTSRFAVKYFFESLHRIGKDTRFLCGVKVASLGKMTSNAMAEYGIIPDLASKDESSYGLIDAFNAYQSQGDSKSPRDSETKGKILIPRSEIALNVLPEGLTKQRWDVTPVAAYRNVFPDHLEPLDLSLMEGIIFSSPSCVDNFVRLYGALPKDKKLISRGKLTEERVQFYLK from the coding sequence ATGGAACAATCAAAATCAAAGAATAACGATATTACCGGTTCGGTTACTTTAGTAGGTTTCGGCCCCGGTAATCCCGATTTGCTCACCATTGCCGGGGAGAAGGCGATTGCCGGAGCCGACATTATATTTCACGATGACCTGATCGACCAGGAATTTTTAGGAAAATACAAAGCTGATAAAGTATATGTAGGCAAACGCCGACACAAACACAGTGCCAATCAGGAGGACATTAACCAGTTGCTCCTGGATGCTGCCCTTGCCGGAAAGAAAGTAGTACGGGTAAAAGGTGGAGACCCGATGGTATTTGCCCACGGAGGAGAAGAGATCGAATTGCTGGAGAAAAATAATATCCCGGTCACGGTTATTCCGGGAATCTCAACCGGTTTGGCGGTGGCATCATTGACTAAAGTGCCCCTCACCCACCGCAATGTCTCGTCATCTGTCTCCTTCATCTCGGGACATGCGGCTGAGATTGGGTTGCCCAATACGGACACGTTGGTCTGCTACATGGCGGGATTCAACATCCACCGCATTGCAGCCAAAGCAATCGCCGAAGGCCGCGATCCACAGACTGCGGTCATGCTGGTATCCAAAGTTTCCACACCGGAGCAACAGGAGTTCTACTCCACCTTTGAGGAATTGAGCAAAGGTCCGGTCAACTACCCCACCCCACTTATCGCAGTTATCGGTGATGTCGTGAAACTGAAACATCACGATTCTTCAACAGTCGAAAAACCGACTTACTTAGTTACCGGCACTGATGCGCATCACTATTATTCTTATGGAAAAATAGTCCACCAACCGCTGATTCACCTGGCAGCGCTGGAAGATACGACAGATCTTGACACTCATGTGCAGGACCTACACAACTACGACTGGCTGATCTTTACCAGCCGTTTTGCCGTTAAATATTTCTTCGAATCGCTTCACCGTATAGGTAAGGATACTCGTTTCTTATGTGGCGTCAAGGTGGCTTCATTAGGTAAAATGACTTCGAATGCGATGGCGGAATACGGAATCATCCCCGATCTGGCTTCAAAAGATGAAAGCTCGTACGGATTGATTGATGCGTTTAATGCGTATCAATCACAGGGTGACTCCAAGTCACCCCGTGATTCAGAGACAAAAGGCAAAATCCTCATTCCCCGTTCAGAGATTGCATTGAATGTATTACCCGAAGGTCTTACAAAGCAGAGATGGGACGTGACACCGGTTGCGGCATACCGCAACGTATTCCCCGACCACCTCGAACCACTCGACCTGAGCCTGATGGAGGGGATTATTTTCTCGTCACCTTCGTGCGTAGATAACTTCGTCCGCCTATACGGTGCATTACCGAAGGATAAGAAGCTGATTTCACGGGGGAAACTGACGGAAGAGCGGGTGCAGTTTTATTTGAAATAG
- a CDS encoding Dabb family protein yields the protein MVKHIVMFKLVAFDTPEAKAAKLAEIKTGLEALVDKIEVLKSMKVGINANPAEIYDFVLVSEFEKMEDVEVYAKHPEHVAVAQIIGAVKDSRAGVDFIV from the coding sequence ATGGTAAAACACATCGTAATGTTCAAACTCGTAGCGTTTGACACTCCTGAAGCCAAAGCGGCAAAGCTGGCAGAGATCAAAACCGGTCTGGAAGCTCTGGTTGATAAGATTGAAGTATTGAAAAGCATGAAGGTTGGAATTAACGCCAATCCGGCTGAAATTTATGACTTTGTACTGGTGTCAGAATTCGAAAAAATGGAGGATGTTGAGGTCTATGCCAAGCACCCTGAACACGTTGCCGTAGCGCAAATTATTGGTGCAGTGAAAGATAGCCGCGCAGGGGTCGATTTTATTGTATAA
- a CDS encoding thioredoxin family protein, producing MRSFKSLFLALLIFIPATAYVGKDTRPGVGLSPGSTAPAIRIDKTGNDLLADLHGEYLVVQFWAVYDAPSRTNNLLMNNSVREHYSDRVRMVSFSLDPQEVVFRETVRTDGINPTNQYLVAGGENSEVYKAYRLSKGFMNYLIDPNGVIVAKNITPDQLRKLVK from the coding sequence ATGCGTTCTTTCAAAAGTCTGTTTCTTGCGTTATTGATCTTCATTCCGGCCACAGCTTATGTGGGAAAAGACACCCGTCCCGGAGTAGGTTTATCACCCGGCAGTACTGCCCCGGCGATCCGGATCGATAAAACAGGAAATGATTTGTTAGCAGATCTTCACGGGGAGTATCTCGTTGTTCAATTCTGGGCCGTTTATGACGCCCCTTCCCGCACGAACAATCTGCTGATGAATAACTCGGTTAGAGAACACTATTCTGACCGTGTTCGCATGGTGTCCTTCTCTTTAGACCCACAGGAGGTTGTGTTCAGGGAGACTGTCCGAACCGATGGAATTAATCCTACCAACCAATATCTGGTTGCCGGGGGAGAGAATTCCGAAGTGTACAAAGCCTATCGGTTATCAAAAGGTTTTATGAATTACCTGATTGATCCGAATGGCGTAATCGTGGCGAAAAATATTACGCCCGACCAGTTGAGGAAATTAGTGAAGTAA
- a CDS encoding bifunctional precorrin-2 dehydrogenase/sirohydrochlorin ferrochelatase, translated as MNKSDLQFLPISINVTGKKILMIGGGKVASHKAEIMARFVTNVTVIAPEISDKIRTLPFEIIEKEYESSDLDGYFLVYVVTDNHELNRKIKQDCEERGILASVCDAPLLCDFVSPAIHKEEHITVSVGSNAQNVYQSVDIRNQIRELFENGTIKIKE; from the coding sequence ATGAACAAGTCAGATCTTCAATTTTTACCCATATCCATCAATGTCACCGGGAAGAAAATCCTGATGATTGGAGGTGGAAAAGTGGCGAGCCACAAAGCCGAAATCATGGCACGCTTTGTCACCAACGTTACCGTGATCGCTCCCGAAATCAGCGATAAAATCAGGACATTACCTTTCGAAATCATTGAAAAAGAGTATGAATCCAGCGATCTCGATGGTTACTTCCTCGTCTATGTGGTGACTGACAATCACGAGCTAAACCGCAAAATCAAGCAGGATTGCGAAGAGCGGGGCATCCTTGCCAGCGTGTGCGACGCACCATTGTTGTGCGACTTTGTATCGCCCGCCATCCACAAAGAGGAGCATATCACCGTATCGGTTGGCTCCAATGCTCAAAACGTTTACCAGTCGGTGGACATTCGTAATCAAATCAGAGAACTATTCGAAAATGGAACAATCAAAATCAAAGAATAA